From the Caldicellulosiruptoraceae bacterium PP1 genome, one window contains:
- a CDS encoding DUF134 domain-containing protein, whose product MPRPTRCRRVEHMPKFSHFSPEQGTGQEVIIKVEELEAIRLKDLEGLMHEDCAKKMLVSRQTFQLILEEARKKIADALINGKDIRVYGGNYVFGDCQYICHNCHKIFESDKGNLCPECNSNDISCLKGKGRGHCFRKGRL is encoded by the coding sequence ATGCCAAGACCAACAAGATGTCGCCGTGTAGAACATATGCCTAAATTTAGCCACTTTTCTCCAGAACAAGGAACTGGCCAAGAGGTTATTATAAAAGTAGAAGAATTAGAAGCAATTAGGTTAAAAGATTTAGAAGGATTAATGCATGAAGACTGTGCTAAAAAAATGTTAGTATCTCGTCAAACCTTTCAATTAATATTGGAAGAAGCAAGAAAAAAGATTGCAGACGCCCTAATAAATGGAAAAGATATTAGGGTTTATGGAGGCAATTATGTTTTTGGAGACTGCCAATATATTTGTCATAATTGTCATAAAATATTTGAATCTGACAAAGGTAATCTATGCCCGGAATGTAATTCAAATGATATTTCTTGTTTAAAAGGTAAAGGTAGAGGACATTGCTTTAGAAAAGGTAGATTATGA
- the larC gene encoding nickel insertion protein encodes MTGEELSIAMEKIFEAGALDVYFTPIFMKKNRPAVKLGVIAKKSNLDDVIYSILKWTSTIGIRMVDLNRVEMERKKDDVEVDGKKINIKISSYKDIRRIKAEAEDIKKYIS; translated from the coding sequence ATGACAGGTGAAGAGTTATCTATTGCAATGGAAAAGATATTCGAAGCAGGGGCTTTGGATGTCTACTTTACCCCAATATTTATGAAGAAGAATAGACCAGCAGTTAAATTAGGTGTAATTGCAAAAAAATCAAATTTAGATGATGTCATATATAGCATATTAAAATGGACTTCAACAATAGGTATTAGAATGGTTGATCTTAATAGGGTAGAGATGGAAAGAAAAAAAGATGATGTCGAGGTTGATGGTAAAAAAATTAATATTAAGATAAGCTCATATAAGGATATTAGAAGGATTAAAGCAGAGGCAGAGGACATAAAGAAATATATATCATAA
- a CDS encoding LarC family nickel insertion protein has translation MKVLYFDCISGAAGDMLVASLLDSGVDFEKIKEDINKLNLNVELKLEEKEVNGIKAKRFIVIENEHHHEHDHDNEHSHEHENGHHHHRTFKDIRQMIEESSLNDFIKNLSIKIFEKIASAEAKVHGKSIEDVAFHEVGAVDSIVDIVSFASCIDFIKPDQILFSNLYDGKGLTKSMHGIIPIPAPAVLEIAKQNNLPIGIRNIEMELITPTGIGIAAAVAEGFCDMPLMVIEKIGYGAGSRELKTPNVIRVVFGEKKTQ, from the coding sequence ATGAAGGTTTTATACTTTGATTGTATTTCTGGTGCAGCGGGGGATATGCTTGTTGCATCACTATTAGATAGTGGTGTAGATTTTGAAAAAATAAAAGAGGATATTAATAAGTTAAATTTAAATGTAGAGCTAAAATTAGAAGAAAAAGAGGTTAATGGTATAAAAGCTAAAAGGTTTATTGTTATTGAAAATGAACATCACCATGAGCATGACCATGACAATGAGCACTCTCATGAACATGAAAATGGGCATCATCACCATAGAACATTTAAAGATATAAGGCAAATGATAGAAGAGAGCAGTTTAAATGATTTTATAAAAAATCTTAGTATAAAAATATTTGAAAAGATTGCTAGTGCAGAGGCAAAAGTTCATGGTAAAAGTATTGAAGATGTAGCATTCCATGAGGTTGGAGCAGTTGATTCTATTGTTGACATTGTTTCTTTTGCAAGCTGTATAGATTTTATAAAACCAGACCAGATTTTATTTTCAAATCTATATGATGGAAAAGGACTTACAAAATCAATGCATGGAATAATTCCAATTCCTGCTCCAGCAGTTTTAGAGATTGCTAAGCAAAATAACCTACCGATAGGTATAAGAAATATAGAGATGGAACTCATTACCCCTACAGGAATTGGTATAGCAGCAGCTGTAGCTGAAGGTTTTTGTGATATGCCACTAATGGTAATTGAAAAGATAGGATATGGTGCAGGAAGTAGAGAATTAAAGACCCCAAATGTTATTAGGGTAGTTTTCGGGGAAAAAAAAACTCAATAA
- a CDS encoding aldose epimerase encodes MNFLSIRNENNIEIYNVKSKEGKSFFEVAKDRGAIVTKINLMGKDILYLNQETLFDFSKNIRGGIPILFPVCGRVIDNKISFKNNTYIMKNHGFARDLQWRYEGLYESIEETGIIFSLNSNQKTLEMYPYEFKIVIVYKIKEDAFSIHFNIENRSEEPLPFYAGFHPYFLCNKDQFEIQFDCERGFDDLLKREISEDDYRYLDFSKDEINLDFYNVKSPVLFSLSNDVKLEMDFDSSYKNLVIWSLKGFPYVCIEPWMGEHEGYLKDDFIYLEKGEIHSTYVDLKLK; translated from the coding sequence TTGAATTTCTTATCAATTAGAAATGAAAACAATATTGAAATATATAATGTAAAAAGTAAAGAAGGTAAATCATTTTTCGAAGTAGCAAAAGATAGAGGTGCCATTGTTACAAAAATTAATTTGATGGGTAAAGATATCTTGTATCTTAATCAAGAAACATTATTTGATTTTAGTAAAAACATTAGGGGAGGGATACCCATCCTTTTCCCTGTATGTGGAAGAGTGATTGATAATAAAATAAGTTTTAAAAACAACACCTATATTATGAAAAATCATGGGTTTGCAAGAGATTTACAATGGAGATATGAAGGTTTGTATGAATCAATTGAAGAAACAGGCATTATTTTTAGTTTAAACAGTAATCAAAAGACTCTTGAAATGTATCCTTATGAGTTTAAAATTGTTATTGTTTATAAAATAAAGGAAGATGCCTTTAGTATTCATTTTAATATAGAAAATAGATCTGAGGAGCCACTTCCATTTTATGCAGGATTTCATCCATATTTTTTATGCAACAAGGATCAATTTGAAATTCAGTTTGACTGTGAAAGAGGATTTGATGACCTCCTAAAAAGAGAAATCTCAGAAGATGATTATAGATATCTTGATTTTTCTAAAGATGAAATTAATCTTGATTTTTATAATGTAAAGAGTCCTGTTTTGTTTAGCCTATCAAATGATGTAAAACTGGAAATGGATTTTGATTCAAGTTATAAGAATTTAGTAATATGGAGTTTAAAAGGCTTCCCATATGTGTGTATTGAACCTTGGATGGGTGAGCATGAAGGATATCTTAAGGATGATTTTATATATTTAGAAAAAGGAGAAATTCATTCTACTTATGTTGATTTAAAACTTAAATAA
- a CDS encoding DUF5320 domain-containing protein, whose product MPYGYCHANGLGRHSRGNYQQRGFGRGLGLCFNSLSISDEPSNKEFLLLQKKNLEQRLKVIEFLLNDNKNQDK is encoded by the coding sequence ATGCCTTATGGATATTGTCATGCTAATGGCTTAGGTAGACATAGTAGAGGTAATTATCAGCAAAGAGGCTTTGGTAGAGGTTTAGGTTTGTGCTTTAATTCATTATCTATCTCTGATGAACCAAGTAACAAAGAATTTTTGTTATTGCAAAAAAAGAATTTAGAGCAAAGGCTTAAAGTTATTGAATTTCTTTTAAATGACAATAAAAATCAAGATAAGTAA
- a CDS encoding NifB/NifX family molybdenum-iron cluster-binding protein yields the protein MKIAVMLEKDSVSPHFGGSARFCIYTIEDGKVVNKEYYDMPEHKPGLFPKTIKQAGAEVVIAGSMGENAKYIFDSVGIKYIIGVLGKADDVVQDYINGALKPDLELANKIHAHEEGSHHHDHEHHHHHEHKH from the coding sequence ATGAAAATTGCTGTTATGTTAGAAAAAGATTCTGTTAGCCCACACTTTGGTGGAAGTGCAAGGTTTTGTATTTACACCATTGAAGATGGAAAGGTTGTAAATAAGGAATATTATGACATGCCTGAACATAAGCCAGGACTTTTCCCAAAAACAATCAAACAAGCTGGTGCTGAGGTTGTAATTGCTGGTAGCATGGGGGAAAATGCTAAATATATATTTGATAGTGTAGGGATAAAATATATAATAGGTGTTTTGGGAAAAGCTGATGATGTAGTTCAAGATTATATTAATGGAGCTCTTAAGCCAGATTTAGAATTAGCAAATAAAATACATGCTCATGAAGAAGGAAGTCATCATCATGATCATGAGCATCATCACCATCATGAACATAAACATTAA
- the larE gene encoding ATP-dependent sacrificial sulfur transferase LarE: MINEKLAFEKIEKLKEIIKNYKSVLIAFSGGVDSTFLLKVAHDVLQDKCIGVLAKSKLIPQFEAQDAINLSNDMGVKLLIVERDIYSNKDFLKNDKDRCYYCKKTLLTKLKELAAKYNLNVIAEGSNVDDTKDYRPGMRALSEEGIKSPLMEAGLTKEEIRFLSKYLNLPTYNKPSYACLVTRIPYGEEINDTKLEMIDKAEEVLRRYGLKQLRLRHHGEIARIEVAPSERRIFFDENLMDEISDEIKSLGFKFVALELSGYKTGSMN, translated from the coding sequence ATGATAAATGAAAAGTTAGCATTTGAGAAAATTGAAAAATTAAAAGAAATTATAAAAAATTATAAAAGCGTGTTAATTGCCTTTTCTGGTGGTGTTGATAGCACCTTTTTATTAAAAGTAGCCCATGATGTTCTTCAAGATAAATGCATTGGTGTTTTAGCAAAATCAAAATTGATTCCACAATTTGAAGCTCAAGATGCTATTAATTTATCCAATGATATGGGAGTTAAACTTTTAATTGTTGAAAGAGATATTTACAGCAATAAAGACTTTCTAAAAAATGATAAAGATAGATGCTATTACTGTAAAAAAACATTGCTAACAAAATTAAAAGAGTTAGCAGCTAAATATAATTTAAATGTCATAGCAGAAGGTTCAAATGTTGATGACACAAAGGACTATAGACCTGGTATGAGAGCTTTATCAGAAGAAGGAATAAAAAGTCCTTTGATGGAGGCAGGTCTTACAAAAGAGGAGATACGATTTCTATCTAAATATCTTAACCTTCCTACGTATAATAAACCTTCTTATGCCTGCCTTGTTACACGAATACCATATGGTGAAGAAATAAATGACACAAAGTTAGAAATGATTGATAAAGCTGAAGAGGTTCTAAGAAGATATGGGTTAAAACAGTTAAGATTAAGACATCATGGTGAAATAGCAAGAATAGAAGTAGCTCCAAGTGAGAGAAGAATATTTTTTGATGAAAATTTAATGGATGAGATTTCAGATGAGATAAAATCTTTAGGCTTTAAATTTGTAGCATTAGAGCTTTCGGGGTATAAAACTGGTAGTATGAATTAA
- the guaB gene encoding IMP dehydrogenase, protein MGFNEKLIKEALTFDDVLLVPQKSDVLPKDVDVSTYLTKNIKLNIPLMSAGMDTVTEARMAIAIAREGGIGVIHKNMTIEAQASEVDKVKRSEHGVIVDPFSLSPENKIYEAMELMSKYRISGVPITLDGKLVGIITNRDIRFETDYSRPIKDVMTSTNLITAKEGTTLEQAKEILKKHKVEKLPITDEYGNLKGLITIKDIEKAVKYPNAAKDKNGRLLCAAAVGVSKDTDERVEALVNAKVDVIVVDTAHGHSRGVIETVRKIKEKYPHIQVIAGNIATKEAALDLINAGADCLKVGIGPGSICTTRVVAGIGVPQITAIMECSEVAREYGIPVIADGGIRYSGDITKALAAGADVIMIGSLFAGCEESPGESEIYQGRRFKVYRGMGSIAAMKAGSKDRYFQEDAAKLVPEGVEGRVPYKGPVEDTVFQLIGGLKAGMGYCGSKTIKELQEKAQFVKVTQAGVKESHPHDIYITKEAPNYSLHAD, encoded by the coding sequence ATGGGTTTTAATGAAAAATTAATTAAAGAAGCCTTAACTTTTGATGATGTGTTATTAGTTCCTCAAAAGTCTGATGTTCTTCCCAAAGATGTTGATGTTTCAACATACTTAACAAAAAATATAAAGTTAAATATTCCCCTAATGTCAGCTGGCATGGACACAGTTACTGAGGCAAGGATGGCAATTGCTATTGCACGTGAGGGTGGTATTGGTGTTATTCATAAGAATATGACAATTGAGGCACAAGCAAGTGAAGTAGATAAAGTAAAAAGATCTGAGCATGGTGTTATTGTCGATCCTTTCTCGCTATCGCCTGAAAATAAAATATACGAAGCAATGGAACTTATGTCTAAATACAGAATATCAGGAGTGCCAATAACATTAGATGGAAAACTTGTTGGAATTATTACTAATAGAGATATTAGATTTGAAACAGATTATTCACGTCCAATTAAAGATGTTATGACATCAACAAATCTCATTACAGCTAAGGAAGGCACTACTCTTGAACAAGCAAAAGAGATACTCAAAAAACACAAAGTTGAAAAATTACCTATTACAGATGAATATGGTAATCTAAAAGGCTTAATTACTATAAAGGATATAGAAAAAGCAGTAAAATATCCAAATGCTGCAAAGGATAAAAACGGAAGACTTCTTTGTGCTGCAGCTGTAGGTGTTTCAAAAGATACAGATGAAAGAGTAGAAGCTTTGGTTAATGCAAAAGTAGATGTTATTGTTGTTGATACGGCTCATGGCCATTCGAGAGGCGTTATTGAAACTGTTAGAAAGATTAAAGAAAAATATCCGCATATTCAAGTTATTGCTGGTAATATTGCCACAAAAGAAGCAGCTCTCGATTTAATAAATGCTGGTGCTGATTGTTTAAAAGTAGGTATTGGGCCTGGTTCAATTTGTACAACAAGAGTGGTTGCAGGCATTGGTGTTCCGCAGATTACAGCAATAATGGAATGTAGTGAAGTTGCAAGAGAATATGGAATTCCTGTAATTGCTGATGGTGGAATTAGATATTCTGGCGATATCACAAAAGCATTAGCAGCAGGTGCTGATGTAATTATGATAGGCAGTCTTTTTGCTGGTTGTGAAGAAAGTCCAGGGGAAAGTGAAATTTATCAAGGAAGAAGATTTAAGGTATATAGAGGAATGGGATCTATTGCAGCAATGAAGGCTGGAAGCAAAGATAGATACTTCCAAGAAGATGCTGCTAAGCTTGTACCAGAAGGAGTAGAAGGTAGAGTGCCATACAAAGGACCTGTTGAAGATACAGTTTTCCAATTAATTGGTGGATTAAAAGCTGGTATGGGTTACTGTGGCTCAAAAACTATAAAAGAGTTACAAGAAAAAGCTCAATTTGTAAAGGTAACTCAGGCAGGTGTAAAAGAATCACATCCACATGATATTTATATTACAAAGGAAGCACCAAACTACTCATTACATGCTGACTAA
- a CDS encoding lytic transglycosylase domain-containing protein — MDIPNINSIFRQKIEEINSRVPVKFDVSFEKQMESALLDSSSSEPTNNNLSSDNLTSAENSNIDQLISYFRNQSILKQTLNSTNFNNQNTNRISKRDIVNLAITKAKEYGIKPSLALAVIEAESNFSQDSISSAGAIGLMQLMPQTAQALNVNPYNPYENIDGGIRYLKEKLEQFGGNINLALAAYNAGPNNVYKYNGVPPFQETINYINRVLSIAEKYSQFDE; from the coding sequence ATGGATATCCCAAATATAAATTCTATTTTTAGACAGAAAATTGAAGAAATTAACTCAAGAGTACCAGTAAAATTTGATGTTAGTTTTGAAAAACAAATGGAAAGTGCTCTTTTAGATTCTTCATCATCAGAGCCAACTAATAATAATTTATCTTCTGATAATTTGACTTCTGCTGAAAACTCTAACATAGATCAACTAATAAGTTATTTTAGAAATCAAAGTATATTAAAGCAAACACTAAATAGTACCAATTTTAATAATCAAAATACTAATAGAATTTCAAAAAGAGATATTGTCAATTTGGCTATTACAAAAGCAAAAGAATATGGTATAAAACCAAGCCTTGCTCTTGCAGTTATTGAGGCAGAATCTAATTTTTCCCAAGATTCAATATCAAGTGCAGGTGCAATAGGTCTTATGCAGCTTATGCCACAAACAGCCCAGGCTTTAAATGTTAATCCATATAATCCTTATGAAAATATTGATGGTGGTATTAGATATCTAAAAGAAAAGCTTGAACAATTTGGTGGAAACATAAACTTAGCTTTAGCTGCTTATAATGCAGGTCCTAATAATGTATATAAATATAATGGAGTTCCACCTTTTCAAGAAACAATAAACTATATAAATAGGGTTCTAAGCATTGCCGAAAAGTATAGCCAATTTGATGAATAG
- the ychF gene encoding redox-regulated ATPase YchF has product MKLGIVGLPNVGKSTLFNAITKAGAEAANYPFCTIEPNVGVVPVPDERLDVLAKIYNPEKITPAFIEFVDIAGLVRGASKGEGLGNKFLSHIREVDAIVHVVRCFEDTDIVHVEGSIDPIRDIETINLELIFADMESLERRLDKARKLSKNDKRAQRELEILEEIQKTLESGKMARSLKFEDEEDIKFVQSLNLLTTKPTIYAANISEDEINSENKYVAQVREYASKEGSEVVVICAKIEEEIAALSDDEKEEFLKELGIEKSGLDKLIQSSYSLLGLISYLTAGPQEVRAWTIKRGTKAPQAAGKIHTDFEKGFIRAEVVKFETLVECGGFNEAKEKGLVRSEGKDYVMQDGDVVIFRFNV; this is encoded by the coding sequence ATGAAACTTGGTATAGTTGGTTTACCTAATGTAGGGAAAAGTACATTATTTAATGCAATAACAAAAGCAGGTGCTGAGGCAGCTAATTATCCTTTTTGCACAATTGAACCAAATGTTGGTGTTGTTCCAGTTCCTGATGAAAGATTAGATGTATTAGCTAAGATATATAATCCAGAAAAAATAACCCCTGCTTTTATTGAATTTGTCGATATAGCAGGACTTGTTAGAGGTGCTAGTAAAGGTGAAGGGCTTGGAAATAAGTTTTTGTCTCATATAAGAGAAGTTGATGCTATTGTACATGTTGTTAGATGTTTTGAAGATACTGATATTGTACATGTTGAAGGCTCAATAGATCCAATTAGAGATATAGAAACAATAAATCTTGAGCTTATATTTGCAGATATGGAAAGCTTAGAAAGAAGATTAGATAAAGCAAGAAAGCTATCAAAAAATGATAAAAGAGCTCAAAGAGAGTTGGAAATTCTCGAGGAGATTCAAAAGACCCTTGAATCTGGAAAAATGGCAAGAAGTCTCAAGTTTGAAGATGAAGAGGATATAAAATTTGTTCAATCATTAAATCTTCTTACAACAAAGCCTACAATATATGCTGCAAATATATCTGAAGATGAGATAAATAGCGAAAACAAGTATGTAGCACAAGTAAGAGAGTATGCTTCAAAAGAAGGTTCTGAGGTAGTTGTAATATGTGCAAAGATTGAAGAAGAGATTGCAGCACTTTCTGATGATGAAAAAGAGGAGTTCTTAAAAGAGCTTGGAATTGAAAAATCTGGACTTGATAAACTAATTCAATCAAGTTACTCGCTACTTGGCTTAATATCATACTTAACAGCTGGACCACAAGAGGTACGTGCTTGGACTATTAAAAGAGGAACAAAAGCACCTCAAGCAGCTGGTAAGATACACACCGATTTTGAAAAAGGATTTATAAGAGCCGAAGTGGTTAAATTCGAAACACTTGTCGAATGTGGCGGTTTCAATGAAGCCAAAGAAAAAGGCCTTGTCCGCTCAGAAGGAAAAGACTATGTTATGCAAGACGGTGATGTAGTAATATTCAGATTCAACGTATGA
- the larB gene encoding nickel pincer cofactor biosynthesis protein LarB, with amino-acid sequence MDLEKLLFDVKNNNISIDEAIKKLKNLPYEDLGYAKIDHHRKLRQGISEVIYCEGKTHEQVLGIINKMLEKGSYNIIGTRVSNELYNFLYDKVEKLEYYKDARIICVNKKEINMNNGFISVVAAGTSDMKVSEEAAVTAELLGNNVKRVYDVGVAGIHRLFAHLDDIQNANVVIAVAGMEGALASVVAGLVSKPVIAVPTSVGYGANFHGLSALLTMLNSCASGVSVVNIDNGFGAGVLAHMINSLASK; translated from the coding sequence ATGGATTTAGAAAAACTACTTTTTGATGTAAAAAACAACAATATTTCAATTGATGAGGCTATTAAGAAATTAAAGAATCTACCTTATGAGGATTTAGGTTATGCGAAAATAGATCATCATAGAAAGTTAAGACAGGGCATCTCTGAGGTTATCTACTGTGAAGGTAAAACTCATGAACAAGTTTTAGGTATTATCAATAAAATGCTTGAAAAGGGAAGTTACAATATAATTGGTACAAGGGTAAGTAATGAGCTTTATAATTTTTTATATGATAAAGTTGAAAAACTTGAATATTATAAGGATGCTAGAATAATTTGTGTTAACAAAAAAGAGATAAATATGAATAACGGTTTTATTTCTGTGGTTGCAGCAGGAACTTCTGATATGAAGGTTTCAGAAGAAGCAGCAGTTACAGCTGAGCTTTTAGGTAATAATGTAAAAAGGGTATATGATGTTGGAGTTGCTGGGATACATAGGTTATTTGCCCACTTAGATGATATTCAAAACGCAAATGTAGTTATTGCAGTTGCCGGGATGGAAGGAGCATTAGCATCTGTTGTTGCTGGGCTTGTATCAAAGCCAGTTATTGCTGTTCCTACATCAGTTGGATATGGAGCTAATTTTCATGGACTTTCTGCCCTTCTTACAATGCTAAACTCTTGTGCAAGTGGTGTTTCTGTTGTAAATATTGACAATGGTTTTGGTGCAGGGGTATTAGCACATATGATAAATAGCCTTGCTTCAAAATGA
- a CDS encoding DUF6106 family protein: MNDVFHEQIVIKKKSTNDKLKQIGLIFLGVIVGLITYFIPVINTMFLLFFILAIWGAVYLSRNFNIEYEYAVTNYYLDIDKIVAQRKRTRLVSLDIRKIDYFIPFSDSMYKSQENDKSIIQTIDCTSNSNNKENVHAIIANIDGKKSRVLIEPNKEISDAINKFIQKKSYQVYR; encoded by the coding sequence ATGAATGATGTTTTTCATGAACAAATAGTAATAAAGAAAAAATCAACAAACGATAAGCTAAAACAGATTGGGCTTATATTTTTAGGAGTAATTGTAGGACTTATTACTTATTTCATACCGGTTATTAATACAATGTTTCTATTGTTTTTTATATTAGCTATCTGGGGAGCCGTTTACCTATCAAGGAATTTTAACATTGAATACGAATATGCCGTAACTAATTATTATTTAGATATTGATAAGATTGTTGCACAAAGAAAAAGAACAAGGCTTGTGTCACTTGATATAAGGAAAATTGACTATTTTATTCCATTTAGTGACTCTATGTATAAGTCTCAAGAAAATGATAAAAGCATTATTCAAACAATAGATTGCACATCAAATTCTAACAACAAAGAAAATGTTCATGCAATTATTGCAAATATTGATGGCAAAAAATCAAGAGTACTAATTGAGCCAAATAAAGAAATTTCTGATGCAATTAATAAATTTATTCAAAAGAAATCATATCAAGTATATAGATAA
- the lepB gene encoding signal peptidase I: protein MDNKISLNSKKIIKEVLDWVAWIGGALIIALILRTYVFSLVIVPTGSMLNTIQLNDRLFVYKLSYALHLEEIKRGDIVVFKYPDDRSVLYVKRVIGLPGDKIEIKDGVVYINDKEYKENYLKEPMIGSFGPFYVPLGHYFMMGDNRNDSHDSRFWDHKYVPRQDILGKVLYRIYPFNHIGRIK, encoded by the coding sequence TTGGACAATAAGATTTCATTAAATTCAAAAAAAATAATTAAAGAAGTTTTAGATTGGGTAGCTTGGATCGGAGGAGCACTTATCATTGCACTTATCTTAAGAACTTATGTTTTTTCTTTAGTAATTGTTCCTACTGGTTCAATGTTAAATACAATACAACTAAATGATAGATTATTTGTTTATAAATTAAGTTATGCATTACATCTTGAGGAAATTAAAAGAGGAGATATTGTAGTTTTTAAATATCCAGATGATAGGTCTGTTTTATATGTAAAAAGAGTAATAGGACTTCCTGGAGATAAGATAGAAATAAAAGATGGTGTTGTGTATATTAATGATAAAGAATATAAAGAAAATTATTTAAAGGAGCCTATGATTGGTTCATTTGGCCCATTTTATGTTCCACTTGGACATTATTTTATGATGGGGGATAACAGAAACGATTCACATGATAGTAGATTCTGGGATCATAAATATGTTCCAAGGCAAGATATTTTAGGTAAAGTTTTATATAGAATATATCCTTTTAATCATATAGGTAGAATAAAATAA